A region of Roseobacter litoralis Och 149 DNA encodes the following proteins:
- a CDS encoding mechanosensitive ion channel family protein: MRASIIALFIVLLTVILATPIESQAQSVGSLFGNTGGAEEESSTDRISDIMEKAAENGVGVVVIDLEGNVVSTTGQPPPNAEVAPVESSGSVLMKTQDSLVKFRATLVQRILGLPDDFNEVIFILRATSPDGTMWAYFEALYISMALFGVGMLVQRYVFGRYIARSMIVARTLENPQGYSQKMPWLVFRFFLGVVGILVSMAVAYALGVLIFGPLEDPGLQFTVSVINVAYFLSRAVAALWRMILSPYMPQYRIPYLNTRDAKHLNYWLVTLGTFDIFRLLFTVWVRELGLNYDVFAFMASLLGAAVVVANIMMVLVNRRALSNAIRKGEPRENCSWVIKALSSIWAPAVIIYMLYAWFQVTYDLVLGTPPAVPLIAGAYAILLSILVVFGVINFGIERGFARARAMRALNQSYPQSESEADDSPDEAAQTQENARYAPRGMRTYEELAQRVAGIVAFVAGAYAFFYIWDNNSTQMVESFANRLLDVMVILFIGYVVYHAFRIWIDNKIADELGDITEGELGDEGSGSSASRLATLLPLFRNFILIVLIVTITLIILMEMGVNVGPLFAGAGVVGVAVGFGSQALVRDIFSGGFFLFDDAFRKGEYLDIGGVKGTVEKISVRSFQLRHHLGALHTIPFGEIQVMTNYSRDWVIMKLKLRVTYDTDVEKVRKLIKNLGVELLDDPVIGENFIQPLKSQGVIEMQDSAMIIRVKFMTKPGDQWLVRKKVYEEIRSLFEREGIHFAHKEVTVRLADTETKVENLTEKEKQAITAAARAAMDDDLLEGGAQDEADDR; encoded by the coding sequence ATGCGCGCATCCATTATCGCTCTTTTTATTGTTCTATTGACGGTCATCTTGGCGACGCCAATCGAAAGTCAGGCACAAAGCGTCGGCTCACTTTTTGGCAATACCGGGGGGGCCGAAGAAGAAAGCAGCACGGATCGCATATCCGACATCATGGAAAAAGCCGCCGAAAACGGCGTTGGCGTTGTGGTCATTGATCTGGAGGGCAACGTCGTATCGACGACAGGTCAGCCCCCGCCCAATGCAGAAGTCGCGCCAGTCGAGAGCAGCGGCTCCGTTTTGATGAAGACGCAGGATTCCCTTGTGAAATTCCGCGCGACCCTTGTGCAGCGCATCCTTGGTCTGCCGGATGATTTCAACGAGGTGATCTTTATTCTGCGCGCCACCAGCCCGGATGGCACGATGTGGGCGTATTTCGAAGCGTTATACATCTCAATGGCGCTTTTTGGCGTTGGGATGCTGGTTCAGAGATATGTCTTTGGTCGTTACATCGCGCGCTCCATGATCGTTGCGCGGACGCTGGAAAATCCGCAGGGCTATTCGCAAAAGATGCCTTGGTTGGTGTTCCGCTTCTTTCTCGGGGTGGTGGGTATTCTGGTTTCCATGGCGGTGGCCTACGCCTTGGGCGTGCTTATTTTTGGCCCGCTCGAAGACCCCGGACTGCAATTTACCGTCAGCGTCATAAACGTCGCGTATTTTCTAAGCCGTGCGGTGGCCGCGCTGTGGCGTATGATCCTGTCACCCTACATGCCGCAATACCGCATCCCCTATCTTAATACGCGCGATGCGAAACACCTGAATTATTGGCTGGTCACACTCGGTACGTTCGATATCTTCAGGCTGCTGTTCACCGTATGGGTGCGCGAACTGGGCCTGAATTACGATGTCTTTGCCTTCATGGCGTCCCTGCTTGGGGCCGCTGTCGTTGTGGCGAACATCATGATGGTTCTGGTCAATCGTCGGGCGCTGTCCAATGCGATCCGGAAAGGCGAGCCGCGTGAGAACTGCAGTTGGGTGATCAAGGCACTGTCCTCAATCTGGGCGCCGGCAGTGATCATCTACATGCTTTATGCGTGGTTTCAGGTGACCTATGATCTGGTGTTGGGCACGCCGCCAGCGGTGCCGCTGATTGCCGGAGCCTACGCGATCCTGCTGTCGATTTTGGTGGTTTTCGGGGTCATCAACTTCGGTATCGAGCGTGGTTTTGCCCGTGCTCGGGCAATGCGTGCTCTGAACCAATCCTACCCTCAAAGCGAAAGTGAAGCGGACGATAGCCCTGACGAGGCCGCTCAAACGCAAGAAAACGCGCGCTATGCCCCAAGGGGTATGCGCACCTACGAGGAACTGGCGCAGCGCGTTGCTGGCATCGTGGCCTTTGTGGCAGGTGCATATGCGTTCTTTTACATCTGGGACAATAACAGCACGCAGATGGTTGAAAGCTTTGCCAACCGGCTGCTCGACGTTATGGTCATCCTGTTCATCGGATATGTGGTTTATCACGCGTTTCGCATCTGGATCGACAATAAGATCGCCGATGAACTCGGTGACATCACCGAAGGTGAGTTGGGGGATGAAGGCAGCGGCTCTTCTGCGTCCCGGCTGGCCACGCTGCTGCCGCTGTTTCGCAACTTTATCCTGATTGTGCTGATCGTGACCATCACGCTGATTATCCTGATGGAGATGGGGGTCAATGTGGGGCCCTTGTTTGCCGGTGCGGGTGTTGTGGGCGTGGCCGTGGGGTTTGGCTCACAGGCGCTGGTGCGCGATATCTTTTCCGGCGGGTTCTTTCTGTTTGATGATGCGTTTCGCAAAGGCGAATATCTGGACATCGGGGGCGTGAAAGGCACGGTCGAAAAAATTTCCGTGCGCTCGTTTCAGCTGCGCCACCATCTAGGCGCGCTGCACACGATCCCCTTCGGCGAAATTCAGGTCATGACGAATTATTCCCGCGATTGGGTCATTATGAAACTCAAGCTGCGGGTTACCTATGACACCGACGTCGAGAAGGTACGAAAACTGATCAAGAACCTCGGTGTTGAGTTGCTGGATGATCCCGTGATTGGCGAGAACTTTATTCAACCGCTCAAATCGCAGGGTGTGATCGAGATGCAGGACAGCGCGATGATCATCCGGGTCAAATTCATGACCAAACCGGGCGATCAATGGCTGGTGCGCAAGAAAGTATACGAAGAAATCCGCTCCTTGTTCGAACGCGAAGGAATCCACTTTGCGCATAAGGAAGTCACGGTGCGCCTTGCGGATACTGAAACCAAGGTCGAGAATCTGACAGAAAAGGAAAAACAGGCCATCACCGCAGCCGCCCGCGCCGCGATGGATGATGATCTGCTGGAAGGTGGCGCACAGGATGAAGCGGATGATCGCTAG
- a CDS encoding helix-turn-helix domain-containing protein, whose product MYDPKGNGKDKTVQAVHFDEVEPPSHLRGIVHRFLELKTHAPLQQDYRFHALPDACTYIVFDQRNRNVAGVSKLRAESEEFNLGQTFHFVNIRFLPGVWQESHEPIAYGLLDTPYKGGLPLIEINDDLTGRDFSDQQVILIKLVEQLIDSKMVAPNPVTERIFQNLDDIHTVSDMAAVSEISARQLQRTLKRTTGFAPHDFLKILRLQQALNGNDTWSYADQSHFIHSFRRATGYTPGKYARKFDV is encoded by the coding sequence ATGTATGATCCGAAAGGCAACGGGAAAGACAAAACCGTGCAGGCCGTTCATTTTGACGAGGTCGAGCCGCCAAGCCATTTGCGCGGCATCGTACATCGGTTTCTGGAACTGAAAACACACGCCCCCTTGCAACAGGACTATCGGTTTCATGCGCTGCCAGATGCCTGTACCTATATTGTCTTTGACCAACGCAACAGGAACGTTGCGGGCGTATCGAAACTCCGCGCGGAATCCGAAGAGTTCAACCTGGGTCAGACGTTCCACTTTGTGAACATCAGGTTTTTGCCGGGGGTCTGGCAGGAAAGTCATGAACCCATTGCATATGGCCTTTTGGACACCCCATACAAAGGCGGATTGCCCCTGATCGAGATCAATGATGACCTGACCGGACGGGATTTCTCGGATCAGCAAGTCATTCTGATCAAGCTTGTGGAGCAGTTGATCGACAGTAAGATGGTCGCCCCGAATCCGGTCACGGAAAGGATATTCCAGAACCTTGATGATATTCATACCGTGTCCGATATGGCGGCAGTTTCGGAAATCTCTGCGCGTCAGTTGCAACGGACCCTGAAACGCACGACCGGCTTTGCCCCGCATGACTTTCTGAAGATACTGCGCCTGCAGCAGGCGTTGAACGGGAATGATACGTGGTCCTATGCGGACCAGTCGCATTTCATCCATTCCTTTCGACGTGCCACAGGGTACACGCCGGGAAAATACGCCCGAAAGTTTGATGTCTGA
- a CDS encoding VOC family protein → MAQMNAVGWFDIFVDDLDRAVAFYQTVLDQKLEPMIDPSGQSQMMSFATEMSAYGAGGALTKAAHASPGVGGTIVYFSVEDTAEPEARVEAAGGIVVRPKFSIGEFGWITLCQDTEGNMFGLSSMK, encoded by the coding sequence ATGGCACAAATGAACGCAGTTGGATGGTTTGACATATTCGTGGACGATCTGGATCGGGCCGTTGCCTTTTATCAGACCGTTCTGGATCAGAAACTGGAACCAATGATCGACCCGAGCGGTCAATCGCAGATGATGAGCTTTGCCACTGAGATGAGCGCTTACGGGGCAGGCGGCGCTTTGACAAAGGCGGCGCACGCCTCACCGGGTGTCGGCGGCACAATCGTGTATTTCTCAGTTGAGGACACGGCCGAGCCTGAAGCCCGCGTCGAGGCAGCGGGTGGTATCGTGGTCAGACCAAAGTTTTCGATCGGAGAGTTCGGCTGGATTACCCTGTGTCAGGATACCGAAGGCAACATGTTTGGCCTGAGTTCAATGAAATAG